In Mycobacterium sp. Aquia_216, a genomic segment contains:
- the egtD gene encoding L-histidine N(alpha)-methyltransferase, with translation MTLTLSNHLAADSAYHALRRDAFDGLQSTPKMLPPKWFYDSVGSELFDQITRLPEYYPTRAEAEILRARSAEIASASQADTLVELGSGTSEKTRLLLDALHNRGSLRRFVPFDVDANILSTAAMAIQHEYADVEIEAVCGDFEEHLGEIPGGGRRLFVFLGSTIGNLTPGPRAEFLKSLAEVMRPDDTLLLGTDLVKDTGRLVRAYDDAAGVTARFNRNVLAVVNRELDADFDVDAFRHVARWNADEERIEMWLRTERPQRVRVGALDLTVDFAAGEEMLTEVSSKFHPGGVSAELAGAGLRRLRWWTDAAGDFGLSLAVK, from the coding sequence ATGACACTGACGTTGTCTAACCATCTCGCCGCCGACTCGGCGTACCACGCATTGCGTCGCGATGCATTCGACGGTTTGCAGAGCACGCCGAAGATGTTGCCGCCCAAGTGGTTTTACGACTCGGTAGGCAGTGAGCTGTTCGACCAGATAACTCGCTTGCCGGAGTACTACCCGACGCGGGCCGAGGCGGAGATCCTGCGCGCCCGGTCCGCCGAGATCGCTTCAGCCAGCCAGGCCGACACCCTGGTCGAACTCGGCAGCGGCACCTCGGAGAAGACCCGTCTGCTTCTGGACGCGTTGCATAATCGCGGATCGCTGCGCCGGTTTGTCCCGTTCGACGTCGATGCAAACATCCTGTCGACCGCGGCGATGGCCATTCAACACGAGTACGCGGACGTCGAAATCGAGGCTGTCTGTGGCGATTTCGAAGAGCACCTCGGCGAGATTCCCGGCGGCGGTCGGCGCCTGTTCGTGTTCCTCGGCTCGACGATCGGGAACCTCACACCCGGACCCCGTGCCGAATTCCTCAAGTCCCTCGCGGAGGTGATGCGCCCCGACGACACCCTGCTGCTGGGCACCGACCTGGTCAAGGACACCGGTCGGCTGGTGCGCGCCTACGACGACGCCGCCGGAGTGACGGCCCGGTTCAATCGCAATGTGCTCGCGGTGGTCAACCGGGAACTCGACGCCGATTTCGACGTCGACGCTTTCCGGCATGTGGCGCGCTGGAACGCCGATGAGGAACGCATCGAAATGTGGCTGCGGACCGAACGGCCGCAGCGGGTCCGGGTCGGTGCCCTCGACCTGACCGTCGACTTCGCCGCCGGAGAGGAAATGCTGACCGAGGTGTCGAGCAAGTTCCACCCGGGTGGGGTGAGCGCCGAATTGGCGGGCGCGGGACTGCGTCGCCTTCGGTGGTGGACGGATGCCGCGGGCGATTTCGGGTTGTCGTTGGCAGTCAAGTGA
- the egtC gene encoding ergothioneine biosynthesis protein EgtC translates to MCRHLGWLGADVSVSSLVLDPPFGLRVQSYAPRRQEHGLLNADGWGVGFFDGPSGGGVPRRWRSSAPLWGDTSFDSVAPALRSRCVVAAVRSATVGMPIEASATAPFTDGHWLLSHNGVVDRTVLPLTSTAESVCDSAMLAATVFSLGPDVLGETVAQIGSLDPNARLNILAANGSRMLATAWGDTLSILRRDDGVVLASEPYDDDSEWEDVPDHHLVEVTTKGVTMTPLDEPKGS, encoded by the coding sequence ATGTGCCGTCACCTCGGCTGGCTCGGCGCCGACGTCAGCGTCTCCTCGCTGGTGCTGGATCCGCCCTTCGGCCTTCGCGTGCAGTCCTACGCTCCGCGCCGCCAGGAGCACGGCCTGTTGAACGCCGACGGTTGGGGCGTCGGGTTTTTCGACGGCCCTTCCGGCGGGGGAGTGCCACGACGCTGGCGGAGCTCGGCGCCGTTGTGGGGTGACACCTCGTTCGATTCGGTCGCGCCCGCGCTGCGCAGCCGCTGTGTGGTGGCCGCGGTGCGCTCGGCGACCGTCGGCATGCCGATCGAAGCCAGCGCGACCGCGCCGTTCACCGACGGCCACTGGCTGCTGTCGCACAACGGTGTCGTTGACCGCACCGTGCTGCCGTTGACGTCGACGGCTGAATCCGTCTGTGACAGTGCGATGTTGGCGGCCACCGTCTTCTCGCTTGGTCCCGACGTGCTCGGCGAGACGGTTGCGCAGATCGGCTCGCTCGACCCAAATGCTCGACTTAACATACTGGCCGCCAACGGTTCTCGCATGCTGGCAACCGCTTGGGGCGATACCTTGTCCATTCTGCGCCGCGACGACGGCGTGGTGCTGGCCAGCGAGCCCTACGACGACGACTCCGAATGGGAGGACGTGCCCGATCACCACCTTGTCGAAGTGACCACAAAAGGCGTAACGATGACCCCGCTGGACGAGCCGAAAGGATCTTGA
- the egtB gene encoding ergothioneine biosynthesis protein EgtB, whose product MADDLERARTRTLRLVDFDDTELRRQYDPLMSPLVWDLAHIGQQEELWLLRGGDPNRPGMLEPSVEGLYDAFEHSRASRVDLPLLSPEQARSYCRTVRSAALDALDALPDDPAGDRTAFVYGLVVSHENQHDETMLQALNLRTGAALLRDPGALPAGRGGLTGTSVLVPGGPFVLGVDAASEPFSLDNERPAHVVDLPPFRIGRVPVTNGEWQQFIGDGGYRDPRWWSPRGWEHRSTASLSAPQFWGSDGRTRTRFGYIEDIPADEPVQHVSYFEAEAYAAWAGARLPTEMEWEKACAWDPATETRRRYPWGASDPSDEVANLGGTALRPAPVGAYPAGASAYGVEQMLGDVWEWTSSPLRPWPGFVPMVYERYSQPFFDGDYRILRGGSWAVESAILRPSFRNWDHPIRRQIFSGVRLAWDVDDARDPA is encoded by the coding sequence ATCGCCGACGATTTGGAGCGGGCGCGCACGCGCACGCTGCGGCTGGTTGACTTCGACGACACCGAACTGCGGCGTCAGTACGACCCGTTGATGAGCCCGCTGGTGTGGGACCTCGCGCATATCGGTCAGCAGGAAGAGCTTTGGCTGCTGCGCGGCGGTGACCCGAACCGGCCGGGAATGCTGGAGCCGTCGGTGGAAGGTCTCTACGACGCCTTCGAACACTCTCGCGCCAGCCGCGTCGACCTGCCGCTGCTGTCCCCGGAGCAAGCCCGATCTTATTGCCGCACAGTGCGTTCCGCGGCACTGGACGCGTTGGACGCGTTGCCCGACGACCCCGCCGGAGACCGCACGGCTTTCGTCTACGGGCTGGTGGTCAGCCACGAAAACCAGCATGACGAAACCATGCTCCAGGCGTTGAACCTGCGCACCGGCGCGGCATTGCTGCGCGACCCCGGCGCCTTGCCCGCGGGCCGGGGGGGCCTGACCGGAACGTCGGTGCTGGTGCCCGGCGGCCCGTTCGTGCTGGGCGTTGATGCCGCCAGTGAACCGTTCTCGTTGGACAACGAACGCCCGGCCCACGTCGTCGACTTGCCGCCCTTCCGGATTGGCCGGGTCCCGGTCACCAACGGCGAATGGCAACAGTTCATCGGCGACGGCGGCTACCGCGACCCGCGCTGGTGGTCCCCGCGCGGCTGGGAGCACCGCTCGACCGCGAGCCTTAGCGCGCCGCAATTCTGGGGTTCCGACGGGCGCACGCGTACCCGTTTCGGCTACATCGAAGACATTCCGGCCGACGAGCCGGTGCAGCATGTCAGCTACTTCGAGGCCGAGGCCTACGCGGCATGGGCCGGTGCCCGGCTGCCCACCGAAATGGAATGGGAGAAGGCCTGCGCCTGGGATCCGGCGACCGAGACCCGGCGCCGCTACCCGTGGGGAGCATCCGACCCGTCGGATGAGGTCGCCAATCTGGGCGGCACCGCCCTGCGGCCGGCACCCGTCGGCGCCTACCCCGCCGGCGCGTCGGCCTACGGCGTCGAGCAGATGCTGGGCGACGTCTGGGAGTGGACCAGCTCCCCCCTGCGGCCGTGGCCCGGTTTCGTCCCGATGGTCTACGAGCGCTATTCGCAGCCGTTCTTCGACGGCGACTACCGGATTCTGCGCGGCGGATCGTGGGCCGTCGAATCTGCCATTCTGCGGCCCAGTTTCCGTAACTGGGACCACCCCATCCGCCGTCAGATCTTCTCCGGAGTACGGCTGGCCTGGGACGTCGACGACGCTCGGGATCCCGCCTGA
- the egtA gene encoding ergothioneine biosynthesis glutamate--cysteine ligase EgtA: MTLAAITAAASQLDAARPADSEVTSSEEAAQYIADGCLIDGPLGRVGLEMEAHCFDPVDPYRRPSWDEITAVIDALPPLPGGSAITVEPGGAVELSGRPEDGVAAAIEGMNNDQGVLRKAFANAGLGFVFLGADPLRVPKRVNPGARYRAMEEFFAASNSADAGAAMMTSTASVQVNVDAGPQAGWADRVRLAHALGPTMIAIAANSPMLGGDFSGWVSTRQWVWGQMDSARCGPILGASGDDPGTDWARYALKAPVMMVHNPEAVALTHYVSFADWADGSALLCDRRPTLADLDYHLTTLFPPVRPRQWLEIRYLDSAPDAYWPAIAFTLVALLDDPVAADAAAAVVEPVATAWDNAARLGLSDRRLHEAAIACVAIAAEKAPPELTDAMARLIRTVEKGRCPGDDFSDQVIEHGIVATVSQLARGGL; encoded by the coding sequence ATGACGCTCGCCGCTATCACCGCCGCGGCCTCGCAGCTAGATGCCGCCCGTCCGGCCGACTCCGAGGTGACCAGTTCCGAAGAAGCCGCCCAGTACATCGCCGACGGTTGTTTGATCGACGGCCCGCTGGGGCGCGTCGGTTTGGAGATGGAGGCGCACTGCTTCGACCCTGTCGATCCCTACCGCAGGCCGAGCTGGGACGAAATCACCGCGGTCATCGATGCACTGCCGCCACTGCCCGGCGGCAGTGCGATCACCGTTGAGCCCGGAGGCGCCGTCGAACTGTCCGGCCGGCCCGAGGACGGCGTCGCCGCGGCCATCGAAGGCATGAACAACGACCAGGGCGTGCTGCGGAAGGCGTTCGCGAACGCCGGGCTGGGATTTGTTTTCCTGGGCGCCGATCCGCTGCGGGTACCCAAGCGCGTCAACCCGGGCGCACGTTATCGCGCGATGGAAGAGTTCTTCGCGGCCAGCAATTCTGCCGACGCGGGTGCCGCGATGATGACGTCGACGGCCTCGGTTCAGGTCAACGTGGACGCCGGGCCGCAAGCCGGATGGGCGGACCGGGTCCGGCTGGCCCACGCTTTGGGTCCGACGATGATCGCGATCGCGGCCAACTCCCCGATGCTGGGCGGCGACTTCTCCGGTTGGGTGTCGACGCGGCAGTGGGTGTGGGGCCAGATGGACTCCGCGCGCTGCGGTCCCATCCTGGGGGCCAGTGGCGACGACCCCGGCACCGACTGGGCGCGCTACGCGCTCAAGGCGCCGGTGATGATGGTGCACAATCCCGAGGCCGTCGCGCTGACTCACTACGTGTCTTTCGCCGATTGGGCGGACGGCTCGGCGCTGCTCTGCGACCGGCGTCCCACCCTCGCCGATCTCGACTATCACCTGACCACGCTGTTCCCGCCGGTACGCCCCCGGCAATGGCTGGAAATCCGCTACCTCGACAGCGCACCGGATGCCTATTGGCCCGCTATCGCGTTCACCCTGGTCGCCCTGCTCGACGACCCGGTCGCCGCCGACGCCGCCGCGGCGGTCGTCGAACCGGTGGCCACCGCCTGGGACAACGCCGCCCGGCTCGGCCTGAGCGACCGGCGCCTGCACGAGGCCGCTATCGCGTGCGTGGCCATCGCGGCCGAGAAGGCGCCCCCCGAGCTCACCGACGCGATGGCGCGTCTGATCCGCACCGTCGAAAAGGGTCGATGTCCCGGCGACGACTTTTCCGACCAGGTGATCGAGCATGGCATCGTGGCGACGGTGTCGCAGCTGGCACGAGGGGGCCTGTGA
- a CDS encoding sensor domain-containing protein produces MRIPALAVSVGLGLGAAAGVPLAAGHPSEPGVVSYAVLGKGSVGNIVGGPMGWESVFTEPFQGFFVELADCNNWADIGLPEVYNDPDLASFNGATAQTSANDQTHLVKQAIGVFATNDAAGRAFHRVVDRTGGCSGQTTAMHLDNGQTQVWSFAGGPATATDANWTKQEAGTDRRCFDQTRLRENVLLQAKVCQSGNAGPAVNVLAGAMQNALGQ; encoded by the coding sequence ATGCGGATCCCCGCTCTGGCGGTGAGCGTCGGTCTGGGCTTGGGGGCGGCCGCGGGCGTCCCCCTCGCGGCCGGCCATCCCTCGGAGCCCGGCGTGGTGTCCTACGCGGTCCTCGGCAAAGGGTCGGTCGGCAACATCGTCGGCGGCCCGATGGGCTGGGAATCGGTATTCACCGAACCGTTCCAGGGCTTCTTCGTCGAGCTTGCCGATTGCAACAACTGGGCGGACATCGGGCTACCCGAGGTGTACAACGACCCCGACCTGGCGTCCTTCAACGGAGCCACCGCGCAGACGTCGGCCAACGATCAGACGCATCTGGTGAAGCAGGCGATCGGCGTCTTCGCCACCAACGACGCCGCGGGCCGGGCTTTTCATCGGGTGGTGGACCGAACGGGTGGCTGCTCGGGTCAGACCACCGCGATGCACTTGGACAACGGGCAGACACAAGTGTGGTCATTTGCTGGCGGCCCGGCGACGGCGACCGACGCGAACTGGACCAAGCAGGAAGCGGGCACCGATCGGCGCTGCTTCGATCAAACCCGATTGCGCGAAAACGTGTTGCTGCAGGCGAAGGTTTGTCAGTCTGGCAACGCGGGACCCGCGGTCAACGTGCTGGCCGGGGCGATGCAAAACGCGCTGGGGCAATAG
- a CDS encoding catalase: MTERYTTTDAGIAAPSDEQSLTIGPDGPILLQDHYLIEQMAQFNRERIPERQPHAKGGGAFGHFEVTNDVSKYTRAAVFQPGTKTEMLARFSTVAGERGSPDTWRDPRGFALKFYTSEGNFDMVGNNTPVFFMRDPMKFQHFIRSQKRMAATNLRDHNMQWDFWSLVPESAHQVTWLMGDRGIPKSWRQMNGYSSHTYSWINAAGEIFWVKYHFITDQGVDFLTQEDADQLAGEDGDYHQRDLYEAIEGGNHPSWTLKMQIMPFEEAKTYRFNPFDLTKVWPHSDYPLIDVGKMTLDRNVTDYHTEIEQAAFEPNNTVPGTGLSPDKMLLARGFSYSDAHRARLGANYRQIPVNSPHVEVNSYSKDGAMRMKNASDPVYAPNSYGGPKADPARAAEVRWQADGQMIRAAYTLHPEDDDWGQAGTMVREVLDDAARDRLVHNIIGHVSKGVKEPVLSRVFEYWRNVDPDLGKKVEEGLRAQ, translated from the coding sequence ATGACGGAGCGCTACACCACGACCGATGCCGGTATCGCCGCGCCCAGCGATGAACAGTCGCTGACGATCGGTCCCGACGGCCCGATCCTGCTGCAGGATCACTACCTGATTGAGCAGATGGCGCAGTTCAACCGGGAACGCATCCCGGAGCGTCAGCCGCACGCCAAGGGTGGAGGCGCCTTCGGTCATTTCGAAGTGACCAACGACGTCAGCAAGTACACCCGCGCCGCGGTCTTCCAGCCGGGTACCAAGACCGAGATGCTGGCCAGGTTTTCTACCGTCGCCGGCGAACGCGGCAGCCCAGACACCTGGCGCGACCCCCGCGGTTTCGCGCTGAAGTTTTACACCAGCGAGGGCAACTTCGACATGGTCGGCAACAACACGCCGGTCTTCTTCATGCGTGATCCGATGAAGTTCCAGCACTTCATCCGCTCGCAAAAACGCATGGCCGCAACGAATTTGCGCGACCACAACATGCAGTGGGACTTCTGGAGTCTGGTTCCCGAGTCGGCGCACCAGGTGACCTGGCTGATGGGCGATCGGGGCATCCCCAAGAGCTGGCGCCAGATGAACGGCTACAGCAGCCACACCTACAGCTGGATCAACGCCGCCGGTGAAATCTTCTGGGTGAAGTACCACTTCATCACCGACCAGGGCGTCGACTTCCTCACGCAGGAGGACGCCGACCAATTGGCCGGCGAGGACGGCGACTACCACCAGCGCGACCTCTACGAGGCGATCGAGGGCGGCAATCACCCGAGCTGGACGCTCAAGATGCAGATCATGCCGTTCGAGGAGGCCAAGACCTACCGGTTCAACCCGTTCGATCTGACCAAGGTGTGGCCGCACAGCGACTATCCGTTGATCGATGTCGGCAAGATGACGTTGGACCGCAACGTCACCGACTACCACACCGAGATCGAGCAGGCCGCCTTCGAGCCGAACAACACCGTGCCAGGCACCGGATTGAGCCCGGACAAGATGTTGCTCGCGCGCGGCTTCTCCTATTCGGACGCGCACCGTGCGCGGCTGGGCGCCAACTACCGGCAGATCCCGGTCAACTCGCCCCATGTGGAGGTCAACAGTTACTCCAAGGACGGCGCGATGCGGATGAAGAATGCCTCGGATCCGGTGTATGCGCCCAACTCCTACGGTGGCCCGAAGGCCGACCCGGCACGCGCCGCCGAGGTGCGCTGGCAGGCCGACGGGCAGATGATCCGTGCCGCCTACACGCTGCACCCCGAGGACGACGACTGGGGCCAGGCCGGCACCATGGTCCGCGAGGTGCTCGATGATGCTGCTCGAGACCGATTGGTGCACAACATCATTGGGCATGTCTCCAAAGGCGTCAAAGAGCCGGTACTGTCACGGGTGTTCGAGTACTGGCGCAACGTCGACCCCGATCTCGGTAAGAAAGTCGAAGAGGGCCTGCGGGCTCAATAG
- a CDS encoding OsmC family protein encodes MAVHANLRLNDVDIKAVGELIEAVRANPSKAHTSWAAHVTWKGGFSSSSRVRQFPPAPSDEPAALGGGDSAPNPVEQLLAALGNCLAVGYAANATIAGIQINSLQVDLRGDLDLRVFLGLKDGHAGFESVTATVRIDTDASRTQLEELHRSVVASSPVGHTLSSAVPLDIVLA; translated from the coding sequence GTGGCCGTCCATGCGAATTTGCGGCTCAACGACGTTGACATCAAAGCCGTCGGGGAGCTGATCGAGGCCGTCCGAGCCAACCCGAGTAAGGCGCACACTAGCTGGGCCGCGCACGTGACGTGGAAGGGCGGCTTTTCGTCTTCGTCGCGCGTGCGCCAATTCCCTCCCGCGCCCTCGGATGAGCCGGCGGCGCTGGGCGGTGGCGATAGCGCCCCCAACCCGGTGGAGCAGCTCCTAGCCGCGCTGGGCAACTGCCTGGCGGTCGGCTATGCGGCGAACGCCACGATCGCCGGGATCCAAATCAACAGCCTGCAGGTCGACCTGAGGGGTGACCTCGATCTTCGTGTGTTCCTCGGCCTCAAGGATGGCCATGCAGGCTTTGAATCGGTGACGGCCACTGTCCGAATCGACACCGATGCCTCCCGCACGCAGCTCGAAGAGTTGCACCGGAGTGTGGTGGCCAGCTCGCCAGTGGGGCACACGCTGAGCAGCGCAGTGCCGCTCGACATCGTCCTCGCCTAG
- a CDS encoding DUF4185 domain-containing protein — translation MRPAHTRPGTRYLAASAVCLVVSQSFWVVHADPPAPAPGPILAPLAPGQVVRIGPTAGTGTATKDYGIGATDLCEFLEFPTELLQVCGDSFAGQGVGFGGWYSPVALHVDTASVDDPAGVRYTGVTGIGKPLLADPTPSGDSQLPAGVVQINRRNYLMVTTTKDLKPQSSRLVSAEAAHAEWQSVPGSKREGSYQGGSQTQVSGYYDPIPTADSPSGWVYIVANSFTRSQPVVLYRVAPQNFTDRSRWQGWAVGPGGGWGKPPTPLWPDQVGEMSVRQIEGKAVLSYFNASTGNMEVRVANDPTVLGEAPVTTVVQHDEWPEPAESLPPPYDNRLAQPYGGYISPGSTLDELRIFVSQWDTRARVSAPYRVIQFAVNPFKPD, via the coding sequence GTGAGGCCCGCCCACACTCGCCCCGGTACGCGGTACTTGGCTGCGTCGGCGGTGTGTTTGGTTGTCTCGCAATCTTTTTGGGTGGTACACGCCGATCCTCCGGCTCCGGCCCCCGGGCCTATCCTGGCGCCGCTGGCGCCGGGTCAGGTGGTGCGAATCGGACCGACAGCCGGAACAGGCACGGCCACAAAGGATTACGGTATCGGCGCCACGGATCTCTGCGAATTCCTGGAGTTTCCCACCGAACTGCTGCAGGTCTGCGGCGACAGCTTCGCGGGGCAGGGCGTGGGGTTCGGCGGCTGGTACTCGCCGGTCGCCCTGCACGTCGACACCGCATCGGTCGACGATCCGGCCGGGGTGCGCTATACCGGCGTCACCGGGATCGGCAAACCGCTGCTGGCTGATCCCACACCGTCGGGGGACTCGCAGCTGCCCGCCGGAGTGGTGCAGATCAACCGGCGCAACTACCTGATGGTGACGACGACCAAGGACCTGAAGCCGCAGAGCTCGCGGCTGGTGAGCGCCGAGGCGGCGCATGCGGAATGGCAGTCCGTTCCCGGGTCGAAGCGCGAGGGCTCCTACCAGGGCGGCTCGCAGACTCAGGTCAGCGGCTACTACGACCCGATCCCGACCGCCGATTCGCCGAGCGGATGGGTGTACATCGTGGCCAACAGCTTCACCCGCAGTCAGCCGGTGGTGCTGTATCGGGTTGCGCCGCAGAACTTTACCGACCGGTCGCGGTGGCAGGGCTGGGCGGTCGGGCCGGGCGGCGGCTGGGGCAAACCGCCGACGCCGTTGTGGCCCGATCAGGTGGGGGAGATGAGTGTCCGGCAGATCGAGGGCAAGGCGGTGCTGTCCTACTTCAATGCGAGCACCGGCAACATGGAGGTCCGGGTGGCCAACGACCCAACGGTTTTGGGGGAGGCACCGGTTACCACCGTGGTGCAGCACGACGAGTGGCCCGAGCCGGCGGAGAGCCTGCCGCCGCCCTATGACAACCGGCTCGCCCAACCGTATGGCGGCTACATCTCACCCGGCTCCACGCTCGACGAACTCCGAATATTCGTCAGCCAGTGGGACACCCGCGCCCGGGTGTCCGCGCCGTACCGGGTGATCCAGTTCGCGGTCAACCCCTTCAAGCCGGATTAG
- a CDS encoding aspartate-semialdehyde dehydrogenase: MVAIGVVGATGQVGQVMRNLLDERDFPALDSGGTVRFFASARSQGRKLPFRGQEIEVEDAATADPTGLDIAVFSAGKTMSLVQAPRFAAAGVTVIDNSSAWRKDPEVPLVVSEVNFDRDVRDAPALPKGIIANPNCTTMAAMPVLKPLHDEAQLVRLVVSSYQAVSGSGLAGVEELATQARAVIDGAEQLVHDGRALKFPTPKTYVAPIAFNVLPLAGSLVDDGSGETDEDQKLRHESRKILGIPDLLVSGTCVRVPVFTGHSLSINAEFARPISPDRARELLGAAPGVKVVDVPTALDAAGIDESLVGRIRRDPGVRDGRGLALFVSGDNLRKGAALNTIQIAELLAAEL; this comes from the coding sequence ATGGTTGCAATAGGGGTAGTAGGTGCCACCGGTCAGGTGGGCCAGGTGATGCGCAATCTGCTCGACGAGCGCGACTTCCCGGCTCTGGATAGTGGGGGGACGGTGCGGTTTTTCGCGTCCGCCCGCTCGCAGGGCCGCAAACTGCCGTTCCGCGGCCAGGAGATCGAGGTCGAAGACGCCGCGACGGCGGACCCGACCGGCCTGGACATCGCGGTGTTCTCGGCCGGCAAGACGATGTCGCTGGTGCAGGCGCCGCGGTTCGCGGCGGCCGGAGTGACGGTGATCGACAATTCGTCGGCCTGGCGCAAGGACCCCGAGGTGCCGTTGGTGGTCTCGGAAGTCAACTTCGACAGGGATGTGCGAGACGCTCCCGCCCTGCCCAAGGGCATCATCGCCAATCCCAACTGCACGACGATGGCCGCGATGCCGGTGCTCAAGCCGCTACACGACGAAGCCCAACTGGTGCGCCTGGTGGTTTCGAGCTACCAAGCCGTGTCCGGTAGTGGCTTGGCCGGTGTCGAGGAGTTGGCGACGCAGGCGCGCGCGGTCATCGACGGCGCCGAGCAGTTGGTGCACGACGGACGGGCGCTAAAGTTTCCGACGCCCAAGACCTACGTCGCGCCCATCGCGTTCAACGTGCTGCCGCTGGCCGGGTCGCTGGTGGACGACGGCTCCGGGGAGACCGACGAGGACCAGAAGCTGCGCCACGAGAGCCGCAAGATCCTGGGCATTCCCGACCTGCTGGTCAGCGGGACCTGCGTGCGGGTCCCGGTGTTCACCGGGCACTCGCTGTCGATCAACGCCGAGTTCGCCCGGCCGATCTCCCCGGACCGCGCCCGGGAGCTGCTCGGCGCAGCCCCCGGAGTGAAGGTTGTAGACGTGCCGACCGCATTGGATGCGGCCGGAATCGACGAGTCCTTGGTCGGCCGGATCCGGCGCGACCCGGGAGTGCGGGACGGACGTGGCCTGGCGCTATTCGTCTCGGGGGACAACCTGCGAAAGGGTGCGGCGCTCAACACGATTCAGATCGCCGAGTTGCTCGCCGCCGAACTGTGA